One genomic region from Proteus vulgaris encodes:
- a CDS encoding HAD family hydrolase yields the protein MQPQFENAKNTVKTLSVFDFDGTLTYHDSFIPFLKFAFGKRKFSRRLIKMVLPTLRCFRRKLTRDELKEVLIKTFLTNIDEQWLKEKAEEFCKLYWAKLMRPTGLFAVAEEVNSNAEVTICSASPAMVLQPFAKRLGIKLIGTTLEVIDGKLTGKIIGNNCRCGEKIKRLEAVYGDLTQYHLRAWGDSRGDHELLFAAQDPHWRHFHTGRRKSKNSPIKAATKKES from the coding sequence ATGCAACCCCAATTTGAAAACGCGAAAAACACCGTAAAAACGTTATCAGTGTTTGATTTTGATGGCACGCTAACCTATCACGACAGTTTTATTCCTTTTCTAAAATTCGCCTTTGGCAAACGTAAATTCTCACGCCGTTTAATTAAAATGGTATTACCAACATTACGTTGCTTTAGACGCAAACTCACTCGTGATGAACTAAAAGAAGTGCTTATCAAAACCTTTCTAACCAATATTGATGAACAATGGTTAAAAGAAAAAGCAGAAGAATTTTGCAAGCTTTACTGGGCTAAATTGATGCGCCCTACTGGCTTATTCGCTGTTGCAGAAGAAGTGAATAGCAATGCTGAAGTGACAATTTGTTCTGCATCACCCGCGATGGTGTTGCAACCTTTTGCCAAGCGCTTAGGCATTAAACTAATAGGAACAACGCTTGAAGTTATTGATGGTAAGCTGACAGGTAAAATTATTGGTAATAACTGTCGTTGTGGTGAAAAAATAAAACGATTAGAAGCCGTATATGGAGACTTAACACAATACCATTTAAGGGCGTGGGGAGATTCTCGTGGTGATCATGAATTGCTGTTTGCAGCGCAAGATCCACATTGGCGCCACTTTCATACAGGTCGTCGTAAATCTAAAAATTCACCGATTAAAGCGGCAACTAAAAAAGAGTCTTAA
- a CDS encoding TerD family protein, producing the protein MVSLSKNQTVSLSKQAPTLSHLMFGLGWDPIKKKGLLGGLFGGGGSIDLDASCVLLDASGNQIDTIWFRKLKSSCQSVIHSGDNLTGDGDGDDETIFVDLDRLPTNVEYLVFTVNSFRGQTFNEVENAFCRVVDKTTNKELVRYTLTEQGSHTGIVIASLQRNHGQWDFTAFGAPCKGRVINDMMPDIVATVVR; encoded by the coding sequence ATGGTTTCATTAAGCAAGAATCAAACAGTTTCTCTCAGTAAACAAGCACCTACACTGAGCCATTTAATGTTTGGTTTGGGCTGGGATCCGATTAAGAAAAAAGGATTATTAGGCGGTCTTTTTGGTGGTGGTGGTTCTATTGATTTAGATGCAAGTTGCGTATTGCTTGACGCAAGTGGCAATCAAATCGATACCATTTGGTTTAGAAAATTAAAATCAAGTTGTCAGTCAGTTATTCACTCTGGTGATAACTTAACAGGTGACGGTGATGGCGATGATGAAACAATTTTCGTTGATTTAGACCGTTTACCAACAAATGTTGAATACTTGGTATTCACAGTAAACAGTTTCCGTGGGCAAACATTTAATGAAGTTGAAAACGCATTCTGCCGTGTTGTTGATAAAACAACTAACAAAGAGCTAGTGCGTTATACCTTAACAGAGCAAGGCTCTCATACAGGTATCGTGATTGCTTCTTTGCAACGTAATCATGGTCAATGGGATTTCACTGCGTTTGGTGCCCCTTGTAAAGGCCGTGTTATTAACGACATGATGCCTGATATTGTGGCTACGGTGGTGCGATAA
- a CDS encoding tellurite resistance TerB family protein, whose amino-acid sequence MSFFNKLKEGFNTGRSELAKQVGRFKNKKFMQGTVAVCARIAIASDGVSSEEKQKMLGFLKASDELKVFDTTEVIEFFNKLILSFEFDTEVGKGETMKYILAMKDQPEAAQLAIRVGIAVAKSDGDFDNDEKEAVRAIAIALGFEPAEFGL is encoded by the coding sequence ATGAGTTTTTTTAACAAATTAAAAGAAGGTTTTAATACAGGCCGTTCTGAGTTAGCCAAGCAAGTTGGTCGCTTTAAAAATAAAAAATTTATGCAAGGTACCGTTGCGGTTTGTGCGCGTATCGCCATTGCCAGTGACGGAGTGAGTTCTGAAGAAAAACAGAAGATGCTTGGTTTTTTAAAAGCATCGGATGAACTTAAAGTATTTGATACTACTGAAGTTATCGAATTCTTTAATAAGCTAATCCTGAGTTTCGAGTTTGATACTGAAGTCGGTAAAGGCGAAACCATGAAGTATATTCTGGCAATGAAAGATCAGCCAGAAGCTGCGCAATTAGCTATTCGTGTCGGTATTGCTGTTGCGAAAAGTGATGGCGATTTTGACAATGATGAAAAAGAAGCGGTGCGTGCTATTGCCATTGCATTAGGCTTTGAGCCCGCAGAATTTGGTTTGTAA
- a CDS encoding molecular chaperone gives MKTTKLIKSFFLSLLIIIPTWVNAAVVISGTRVIYNENEKEVTLKVSNEGTVPVLIQNWLDTGDVDAAPETIQVPFVLTPPVFRIEPTKSQTLRIGYTGGVALPKDKETIYWLNVLEIPPNATGEENKLQIAYRSRIKLFYRPVTLKDKMGPIEAAEGLKFSVSGNTLKVINNAPYYVSLVSISLNGNDKQPIDGELVPPLGSHDFAIPNGISTNIGNKVVYRYVNDWGAMKIVESKL, from the coding sequence ATGAAAACCACCAAATTAATTAAAAGCTTTTTTTTGAGTTTATTAATTATTATTCCAACATGGGTGAATGCTGCCGTTGTAATTAGTGGCACTCGTGTTATTTATAATGAAAATGAAAAAGAAGTAACGCTTAAAGTTTCTAATGAAGGAACTGTACCTGTATTAATTCAAAATTGGCTTGATACCGGAGATGTTGATGCAGCTCCAGAAACTATTCAAGTTCCATTTGTTTTAACACCACCTGTTTTCCGTATTGAACCGACTAAATCACAGACATTAAGAATTGGTTATACCGGTGGTGTTGCTTTACCAAAAGATAAAGAAACTATTTATTGGCTTAACGTATTAGAAATACCACCTAATGCAACGGGTGAAGAAAATAAACTACAAATCGCTTATCGCTCTAGAATAAAGCTATTTTATCGTCCAGTTACGCTAAAAGATAAAATGGGTCCTATTGAAGCAGCTGAAGGCTTAAAGTTTTCAGTTTCAGGTAACACGTTAAAAGTCATCAATAATGCCCCTTATTATGTTTCTTTAGTTTCTATTTCTCTTAATGGAAATGATAAACAACCTATTGATGGTGAATTAGTTCCACCATTAGGTAGCCATGATTTTGCTATACCCAATGGCATATCAACAAATATAGGAAATAAAGTCGTTTATCGATATGTAAACGATTGGGGCGCAATGAAAATAGTTGAATCAAAACTTTAA
- a CDS encoding TerD family protein — MNMTPGGNLPVPNQTLIVRIQSGAPVDVSAFRLYASGKVNGDTDMVFYGQTANDDRTVIYATAGNSTSFTVDLARLRPDVEKIAFTATCDGQQTIANLQRLSIQVDANNEVVANGNVDINGRPEAALILGELYRRNGSWKFRFIAQGFNGGLKPLAEHFGVDIADPAPTQAPAPKPAPAPTPAPSSVNLSKVSLTKEKPAISLTKKDDFGKIRINLDWHRESKSGSSGLLGGLFGGNKGIDLDIGAFVELQQGHKSVIQALGNGFGDFNRIPFVELQGDDRTGDVAGGEWIFVNGREWKNIKQVLIFAFIYEGVPNWSKTDGVVTIHVPDQPPIETRLTDGNNGRGMCAIARLVNENGSIKVERLNEFFKGHRDMDNAYGWGFRWTAGSK; from the coding sequence ATGAATATGACTCCAGGTGGGAACTTACCGGTTCCTAATCAAACATTAATCGTTAGAATTCAATCAGGTGCGCCTGTTGATGTTTCTGCTTTTAGACTTTATGCGTCAGGTAAAGTGAATGGCGACACCGATATGGTGTTTTATGGGCAGACAGCCAATGATGATCGCACCGTTATTTATGCGACAGCCGGAAACAGCACATCTTTTACTGTGGATTTAGCCCGTTTACGTCCTGATGTTGAAAAAATTGCGTTTACTGCGACCTGTGATGGTCAACAAACTATCGCAAATTTACAACGATTATCGATTCAAGTTGATGCTAATAACGAAGTGGTGGCGAACGGTAATGTTGATATTAACGGTCGTCCTGAAGCGGCATTAATTTTAGGTGAATTGTATCGTCGTAATGGTAGTTGGAAGTTCCGCTTTATTGCCCAAGGGTTTAACGGGGGTTTAAAACCACTCGCTGAACATTTTGGTGTGGATATTGCAGATCCTGCTCCAACGCAAGCACCAGCACCGAAACCGGCACCCGCTCCAACGCCAGCGCCAAGTTCGGTGAACTTAAGTAAAGTCTCTTTAACTAAAGAGAAACCAGCAATCAGCCTTACGAAGAAAGATGACTTCGGTAAAATTAGAATCAACCTTGATTGGCATCGTGAAAGCAAAAGCGGGAGCTCTGGGTTATTAGGTGGATTGTTCGGCGGCAATAAAGGTATCGACCTAGATATCGGTGCATTCGTTGAACTTCAACAAGGGCATAAGTCTGTTATTCAAGCATTAGGAAACGGGTTTGGCGATTTTAACCGTATTCCTTTTGTTGAATTGCAAGGTGATGACCGCACAGGAGATGTTGCTGGTGGTGAATGGATCTTTGTGAATGGGCGTGAATGGAAAAATATTAAGCAAGTGCTGATTTTCGCGTTTATTTATGAAGGTGTGCCGAATTGGAGCAAGACTGATGGTGTGGTCACTATTCATGTTCCTGATCAACCACCTATCGAAACACGCTTAACTGATGGTAATAATGGTCGAGGCATGTGTGCGATTGCCCGACTAGTTAATGAGAACGGATCAATAAAAGTTGAACGTCTCAATGAGTTTTTTAAAGGCCACCGTGATATGGATAATGCCTACGGGTGGGGATTTCGCTGGACAGCGGGCTCTAAGTGA
- a CDS encoding fimbria/pilus outer membrane usher protein: MSSYILKTIIISAGVTFFLVAPYTYAENITVTEKNKWLPNGNRALSGVNTLPAHVATQSLPASANGNNLPTTNGNNNTATTFNPIFMNTSQSDIDISRFDKENSILPGTWDVDVYVNNHFIAKQKITFREMANQKVEPCLTKDTMSLINIKDDKQSPLLKSAMELHECIELVNLVPSTAVTYDPSIQRLNVEVPQALVGYKPRGYVSPSLWDRGINALLVNYNANYFTSRNNGTNYDSAFAGIDSHVNLGTWSFHHTGNYSWDENNGHDYTSTYNYLERIITTIRGVVQIGDVLTTGQLFDSQPLRGIQLFSDEKMLPDSQRGFAPTIRGIAKTNARVIIRQDGRVIHETVVSPGPFEINDLYPSGYGGNLDVTIQEADGSQQNFKVYYASLVQLLRPGQHNYTVAAGHLNSKSVDYDPTLYQATYRRGLTNIITGYAGVQGTGADYYAVQVGLALSTPLGAFSADVTQARVHLNTTASAVNSGQSYQVSYSKYIQDTNSNLTIAAYKFNSENFYDYTSAVQAINEEKHGRSISNIWRPKSRFNVTIDQGLAEGWGNFYVTGYTQNYWNNDTTDLQYQLGYNNNWRRLSYGLNVGQVRNAEGKKETTFEMNFTLPLYDLSIDHMPTLTAAVTRDGRGYVGERLGISGSAGADNRYSYGVTAMNTNHGVGSSMTMSGNARTNFSSLSATYGIGEHYQNASVGASGSLVGWSGGLAASAYQSNTFTIVDADGAQGAAVSGYPGIEVNSFGYALVPYLTPYQLNDITINPKNMSTNVELQNTQAFVAPFEGAITKVVFETDKGMPLLITIQRNNGPIPFGSVAYDEQNSEVGSIGQGGLLYARVKNPSGRLTIKWGPGEIQQCTINYNAPAQDKNNQSSFVQLTSVCGE, from the coding sequence ATGAGCAGTTATATTTTAAAAACTATTATAATATCTGCTGGTGTGACTTTTTTTCTAGTCGCGCCTTATACCTATGCAGAAAATATAACAGTAACAGAAAAGAATAAATGGCTGCCGAATGGTAATCGTGCATTATCGGGTGTAAATACATTACCCGCGCATGTTGCGACACAAAGTTTACCAGCAAGTGCTAATGGCAATAATTTGCCTACCACAAATGGTAATAATAATACCGCAACCACATTTAACCCTATTTTTATGAATACGTCACAAAGTGATATTGATATCAGCCGTTTTGACAAGGAAAACTCAATATTACCTGGTACGTGGGATGTTGATGTTTACGTTAATAATCATTTTATTGCTAAACAAAAAATCACTTTTAGAGAAATGGCTAACCAAAAAGTGGAACCCTGTCTCACTAAAGACACGATGAGCCTTATCAATATCAAAGATGATAAACAGTCTCCATTGCTGAAAAGTGCAATGGAGCTTCATGAATGTATTGAATTAGTTAATCTCGTTCCTTCAACAGCCGTTACCTATGATCCTTCAATACAACGCCTTAATGTTGAAGTCCCACAAGCACTTGTTGGCTATAAACCGAGAGGTTATGTTAGCCCTTCACTATGGGATAGAGGGATCAACGCCCTGTTAGTGAACTATAATGCTAACTATTTTACATCTAGAAATAACGGTACAAACTATGATTCCGCATTTGCTGGTATTGATAGCCATGTAAATTTGGGAACATGGAGTTTTCATCATACTGGTAACTACTCATGGGACGAAAACAATGGCCATGATTACACATCAACCTATAACTATTTAGAGCGTATTATCACCACAATTAGAGGGGTAGTACAAATTGGGGATGTGTTAACAACAGGTCAGTTATTTGACTCTCAACCACTAAGAGGTATCCAGCTTTTTAGTGACGAGAAAATGTTACCGGATTCTCAACGTGGGTTTGCACCAACCATTCGTGGTATTGCGAAAACCAATGCGCGAGTCATTATTCGCCAAGATGGACGTGTTATTCACGAAACAGTGGTTTCACCAGGCCCATTCGAAATTAATGACCTCTACCCTTCTGGTTATGGTGGTAACTTGGATGTCACCATTCAAGAAGCCGATGGTTCACAACAAAACTTCAAAGTTTATTATGCTTCACTGGTACAATTATTACGCCCTGGGCAACATAACTACACTGTTGCAGCAGGTCATTTAAATTCCAAGTCTGTAGATTATGATCCTACTTTATATCAAGCCACCTACCGCCGTGGTTTAACCAATATTATTACAGGTTATGCAGGTGTTCAGGGTACAGGTGCAGATTACTACGCTGTTCAAGTTGGTTTGGCATTAAGTACACCTTTAGGTGCTTTTTCTGCCGACGTCACACAAGCTCGAGTGCATTTAAACACTACAGCTTCTGCTGTTAATAGCGGACAGAGTTATCAGGTGAGTTACAGTAAATATATTCAAGATACCAACAGTAACTTGACTATTGCAGCATATAAATTTAACTCCGAAAACTTCTACGACTATACCTCTGCGGTACAGGCAATAAATGAAGAAAAACATGGCAGAAGTATTAGTAACATCTGGCGTCCAAAGAGTCGTTTTAACGTTACCATCGATCAGGGGTTAGCTGAGGGATGGGGTAACTTTTATGTCACTGGTTATACCCAAAACTACTGGAATAATGATACTACCGACTTACAGTACCAATTGGGTTATAACAACAACTGGCGCAGGTTGTCTTATGGTCTAAACGTAGGTCAAGTCCGTAATGCCGAAGGTAAAAAAGAAACCACTTTTGAGATGAACTTTACCTTGCCGTTATATGATCTCAGTATTGACCATATGCCAACTTTAACCGCAGCAGTGACTCGTGATGGTCGAGGTTATGTGGGTGAACGTCTTGGTATTTCTGGCTCTGCGGGTGCGGATAACCGTTACTCTTATGGTGTAACCGCGATGAATACAAACCACGGCGTTGGTTCAAGTATGACAATGAGTGGTAACGCGAGAACGAACTTTAGTAGCTTAAGTGCAACCTACGGTATTGGTGAGCACTATCAAAATGCGTCAGTCGGGGCAAGTGGTTCGTTAGTGGGTTGGTCAGGTGGCTTAGCCGCATCCGCTTATCAAAGTAATACCTTTACTATTGTTGATGCTGATGGTGCACAAGGTGCTGCGGTAAGTGGCTATCCGGGTATCGAAGTGAACAGCTTTGGCTACGCTTTAGTGCCTTACTTAACTCCGTATCAATTAAACGATATCACCATTAACCCTAAAAATATGTCAACTAACGTTGAGTTACAAAACACTCAAGCCTTTGTCGCGCCATTTGAAGGTGCAATTACTAAAGTTGTCTTTGAAACTGACAAGGGTATGCCATTGTTGATTACTATCCAAAGAAATAATGGACCTATTCCATTTGGTAGTGTCGCTTACGATGAACAGAACAGTGAAGTGGGTAGCATTGGTCAGGGAGGACTTCTCTACGCCCGCGTTAAAAATCCATCAGGTCGTTTAACGATTAAGTGGGGACCAGGTGAAATACAGCAATGTACCATTAACTATAATGCACCAGCACAAGATAAAAATAATCAAAGTAGTTTTGTTCAACTTACTAGTGTATGTGGAGAATAA
- a CDS encoding fimbrial protein has product MKKSIIGASLAMAFGLMAGNAFAADNTGTITFNGELTDTTCKVDIEGQGPDATITLPTVSTATLTAAGQVTGRTGFNMNLSDCKVGQAGHKTVSAFFETGATVDQAAGRLKNMDIAATGAKLVQLQLLDGSNAFAPIKIGNTSQVNATAYVQITDEKATLPYAVEYYAIGKTEAGKVTSSVVYTLQYK; this is encoded by the coding sequence ATGAAAAAATCTATCATTGGTGCATCTTTAGCAATGGCATTTGGTCTAATGGCTGGTAATGCTTTTGCTGCTGATAATACTGGTACGATTACTTTTAATGGTGAATTAACGGATACAACTTGTAAAGTTGATATCGAAGGCCAAGGCCCTGATGCAACTATTACTCTGCCTACAGTCAGTACTGCAACTTTAACGGCTGCTGGCCAAGTAACTGGTCGTACTGGTTTCAATATGAACCTGTCTGATTGTAAAGTCGGTCAAGCAGGCCATAAAACAGTATCTGCATTCTTTGAAACTGGTGCAACAGTTGACCAAGCCGCTGGTCGTCTGAAAAACATGGATATCGCTGCAACTGGTGCAAAACTGGTTCAATTACAACTGTTAGATGGTAGCAATGCATTTGCACCAATCAAAATTGGTAATACTTCTCAAGTAAATGCAACTGCTTACGTTCAAATTACTGATGAAAAAGCCACTCTACCATACGCTGTTGAATACTACGCTATCGGTAAAACCGAGGCTGGTAAAGTAACAAGTAGCGTTGTTTATACTCTGCAGTATAAATAA
- a CDS encoding TerD family protein, translating to MAVSLVKGGNVSLTKEAPTMSVAMVGLGWDARVTDGAEFDLDASVFMVGEDGKVLSDASFIFFNNKVSQCGSVEHQGDNRTGEGDGDDEQVKITLSKVPAEVKKLVFAVTIYDAENRKQNFGMVSNSFMRVYNNDNNTEIARFDLSEDASTETAMIFGELYRHGAEWKFKAVGQGFAGGLGALAAQHGVNI from the coding sequence ATGGCAGTTTCCCTTGTTAAAGGTGGTAATGTTTCTCTGACTAAAGAAGCACCAACAATGTCGGTTGCTATGGTTGGTCTAGGATGGGATGCCCGCGTGACTGATGGCGCAGAGTTCGATTTAGATGCGTCAGTGTTCATGGTAGGTGAAGATGGAAAAGTACTTTCAGACGCAAGTTTTATCTTCTTTAATAACAAAGTGAGTCAATGTGGAAGCGTTGAGCACCAAGGAGATAACCGTACTGGGGAAGGCGATGGTGATGATGAGCAAGTAAAAATCACTCTATCAAAAGTCCCTGCTGAAGTGAAAAAACTGGTATTCGCAGTCACCATTTATGATGCAGAAAACCGTAAACAAAACTTTGGTATGGTCAGCAACAGTTTTATGCGCGTTTATAACAACGACAATAATACTGAAATTGCACGCTTTGACCTTTCTGAAGATGCATCAACAGAAACTGCAATGATCTTTGGTGAGTTATATCGCCACGGCGCAGAGTGGAAATTCAAAGCAGTTGGTCAAGGTTTTGCGGGTGGTTTAGGTGCGTTAGCAGCACAACACGGCGTAAATATCTAA
- a CDS encoding TerC/Alx family metal homeostasis membrane protein, which yields MVSTHIGFPTETVIVFVVLAIGAIFIDLFMHRADKPITLKNAIFWSIFWVAIAMAFAGFLYIHHGAEVASLFVTGYALEKVLSVDNLFVMMAIFSWFAVPDRFRHRVLYWGIIGAIVFRGIFVAIGTGLLSLGPYVEVVFALIVAWTAVMMLKSGDDSEEIEDYSQHLAYRLVKRFFPIWPKITGHAFVLTQKEVDAELAKPENKEITIGRGTKAALYATPLMLCVAVVELSDVMFAFDSVPAIIAVSREPLIVYSAMMFAILGLRTLYFVLEALKQYLVYLEKAVIVLLFFIAAKLGLNATDHIWQHGYSISATTSLFVVLGVLALGIIASFVFPEKKDDEGKTN from the coding sequence ATGGTATCCACACATATTGGTTTTCCGACAGAAACTGTCATTGTCTTTGTTGTACTTGCGATTGGCGCTATTTTTATCGACTTATTTATGCATCGTGCAGATAAGCCGATAACGTTAAAGAATGCCATATTTTGGTCTATATTCTGGGTTGCTATTGCAATGGCATTCGCAGGATTCCTTTATATTCACCATGGTGCAGAAGTTGCGAGCTTATTCGTAACAGGTTATGCATTAGAGAAAGTGCTTTCCGTTGATAACTTGTTTGTCATGATGGCGATTTTCTCTTGGTTTGCTGTACCTGATCGCTTCCGTCACCGCGTTCTTTATTGGGGTATCATCGGTGCTATCGTTTTCCGTGGGATCTTTGTTGCCATCGGTACAGGACTGTTAAGTTTAGGACCATATGTTGAGGTAGTATTTGCCTTAATCGTTGCTTGGACGGCAGTTATGATGCTGAAAAGCGGTGATGACAGTGAAGAGATTGAAGACTATTCACAACATCTTGCTTATCGCTTAGTTAAACGATTTTTCCCTATATGGCCAAAAATCACAGGGCATGCTTTCGTATTAACACAAAAAGAAGTTGATGCTGAATTAGCAAAACCAGAAAACAAAGAAATTACTATCGGTCGTGGTACAAAAGCGGCGTTATATGCAACACCACTTATGCTGTGTGTGGCTGTTGTAGAGCTTTCCGATGTGATGTTTGCTTTCGACTCGGTTCCCGCTATTATCGCAGTAAGCCGTGAACCCCTCATTGTTTATAGTGCAATGATGTTTGCAATCTTAGGCTTACGTACGCTTTACTTCGTGTTAGAAGCGTTAAAACAGTATCTGGTTTACCTTGAAAAAGCGGTTATTGTGTTGTTGTTCTTTATTGCTGCAAAACTGGGTTTAAATGCAACAGATCATATCTGGCAACATGGATACAGCATTTCCGCGACAACTAGCCTATTTGTTGTGCTAGGTGTTCTTGCTCTGGGTATTATTGCAAGCTTTGTATTCCCAGAGAAAAAAGATGATGAAGGTAAGACAAATTAA
- a CDS encoding fimbrial protein: MLLLFPVAEVMAKPDVKCTMDAPLFTRSMIVTGNIFVGPDMPIGSVVYQGQIDYNNRALNYECTGDFSEDPNRVIWFAERQELKILSTAGTPVTRPGIPSNVFRTNNPGLGIVFYANRNKENTLPLGIPKLSWEGQRELNENRKSLRYFAAPILHYSIIKIGPIQPGTFDLTNIARMQLDVNYPDKNQVDAPGFPIVASYIEISGSITVTSSSCKTQDYTVELGKHETSTLPNKGSTTKWINSDIILTNCPAFRGYYSGGKGNVYTSEVGQTFPERDPNEIKVTIKPVNPTIPEYPGTFKVNDVPGAAKGVGIQLAFGDVGEDFVKFNTPTAFAQPITEKAGTVSIPLRARYIRVDDRISAGKADGAATFMIEYY, translated from the coding sequence ATGCTTCTACTTTTTCCTGTTGCGGAAGTAATGGCAAAACCGGATGTCAAATGTACAATGGATGCCCCTTTATTTACTCGCTCGATGATAGTAACCGGTAATATTTTTGTTGGGCCTGATATGCCAATAGGTTCCGTTGTTTATCAGGGACAAATAGATTATAACAACAGAGCACTAAATTATGAGTGTACTGGTGATTTTTCAGAAGATCCAAATAGAGTAATCTGGTTTGCGGAAAGACAGGAGTTGAAAATACTAAGCACAGCAGGAACACCTGTAACACGTCCGGGTATTCCATCTAATGTTTTTCGAACAAATAATCCAGGGCTAGGTATTGTATTTTATGCAAACCGGAATAAAGAAAATACATTACCACTTGGCATTCCTAAGTTATCTTGGGAAGGACAACGAGAACTTAATGAAAATCGGAAGTCACTTCGGTATTTTGCTGCACCAATATTACATTATTCAATAATTAAAATTGGTCCAATTCAACCGGGTACTTTTGATCTAACTAACATTGCACGGATGCAACTTGATGTTAATTATCCCGATAAAAATCAAGTTGATGCGCCAGGATTTCCCATTGTAGCTTCATATATAGAGATCTCAGGCTCCATAACTGTGACATCATCAAGTTGTAAAACCCAAGATTATACGGTGGAGTTGGGTAAACACGAAACATCTACATTACCCAATAAAGGTAGTACAACCAAATGGATAAACTCCGATATTATATTAACCAATTGTCCTGCATTTAGGGGTTATTATTCAGGAGGTAAGGGAAATGTATACACAAGTGAAGTGGGCCAAACATTCCCTGAACGCGATCCAAACGAGATCAAAGTCACCATAAAACCTGTGAATCCAACTATTCCTGAATATCCGGGTACTTTTAAAGTAAATGATGTTCCAGGTGCAGCAAAAGGTGTAGGGATACAACTTGCATTCGGTGATGTGGGTGAAGATTTTGTTAAATTTAATACGCCAACTGCTTTTGCACAACCCATTACTGAAAAGGCAGGTACAGTAAGCATTCCATTGCGTGCACGCTATATTCGTGTTGATGACAGAATATCCGCAGGTAAAGCGGATGGGGCTGCAACCTTTATGATTGAATACTATTAA
- a CDS encoding TerD family protein, with product MSVSLSKGGNVSLSKAAPTMKNVLVGLGWDARSTDGQDFDLDASVFLLAANGKVRSDADFIFYNNLRSADGSVVHTGDNRTGEGDGDDEALKIKLDMIPNDVDKVIFVVTIHDAQARRQSFGQVSGAFIRLVNDDNQIEVARYDLTEDASTETAMLFGELYRHNAEWKFRAVGQGYAGGLGSVCAQYGINAS from the coding sequence ATGAGCGTTTCTCTTTCTAAAGGTGGTAATGTCTCTCTGAGCAAAGCAGCCCCAACGATGAAAAACGTCCTTGTCGGACTTGGTTGGGATGCCCGTTCTACAGATGGTCAAGATTTTGACTTAGATGCGTCTGTATTTCTGTTAGCTGCAAATGGAAAAGTGCGTAGCGATGCCGATTTCATTTTTTATAATAACTTAAGATCTGCTGATGGCTCAGTTGTTCACACTGGTGACAACCGTACTGGTGAAGGCGATGGTGATGATGAAGCGCTGAAAATCAAATTAGACATGATCCCGAATGATGTCGATAAGGTTATCTTCGTTGTGACTATCCATGATGCGCAAGCTCGTCGCCAAAGCTTTGGCCAAGTATCAGGTGCATTTATTCGTTTAGTTAATGATGACAACCAAATTGAAGTTGCTCGTTATGACTTAACTGAAGATGCATCAACAGAAACAGCAATGTTATTTGGTGAGCTATATCGCCATAACGCAGAATGGAAATTCCGCGCTGTTGGTCAGGGTTATGCGGGTGGTTTAGGTTCAGTTTGTGCTCAATACGGTATTAATGCCTCTTGA